From Solanum stenotomum isolate F172 chromosome 2, ASM1918654v1, whole genome shotgun sequence:
tTCTTACAAATCTTTATGAGAATATCATTTGTACCAACATCTTTTTTCATAACATATTTTACCTCTACTAACTTATTTCTATCAAATTATAACTAAAATTTCTATTATGCTCATTTATAtggaaattcaaaaaattattctcATAATTCGAGTTAAACAATTTAATCAAACATAAACGAGGAAAagttaaaaaggaaacaaagaaaatatattttttaacataaatagtcatccacaaaataaaaatcgacaaataaaataatcaacacATAATAGATATACATATTAGCTAACAATCgacaaacataaatatttttagtcgAACggtcaaatatataaaattttcgCCGCCTCTTGGGTCAACCCGGCCCAAAATAAAAATCGGAGCTCCATTTTTTACAACCCTCGCCTAGGGTTtagccaaaaaaaattcatttctgAATCTCACTtctactttcttcttcttcctcaaaaccctaaatctcaCAAACTAGGGTTTTAGCAGTATGTATCTCTACAGTCTCACTCTCCAGCAACCCACCGGCGTAATCTGTGCTATCAACGGCAGCTTTTCCGGCGGAAAAGTACAAGAAATCGTCGTTGCTCGTGGAAAAGTCCTTGACCTCCTTCGTCCCGATGATAATGGTAAGCTTCAAACTCTATTATCTGTTGAAATCTTCGGTGCTATACGTTCCTTAGCACAATTTCGGTTAACCGGTGCTCAAAAGGATTACATTGTAGTTGGGTCGGATTCAGGTAGGATAGTGATATTGGAGTATAATAAAGAGAAGAACTGTTTTGATAAAGTACATCAGGAGACTTTTGGTAAATCGGGTTGTAGGAGGATAGTTCCAGGTCAGTATTTGGCTATTGATCCGAAAGGTAGGGCTGTGATgattggtgcttgtgagaagcaGAAGCTTGTGTATGTTTTGAATAGGGATACTGCTGCTAGGTTAACGATTTCGTCGCCTTTAGAAGCTCATAAGAGCCATACGATTACGTTTTCGATATGTGGGGTTGACTGTGGATTTGATAACCCGATATTTGCTGCTATTGAATTGGATTATTCGGAGGCAGATCAGGATCCGACAGGCCAAGCTGCAAATGAGGCTCAAAAACATTTGACATTTTATGAATTAGATTTAGGACTTAATCATGTTTCGAGGAAGTGGTCTGAACAAGTCGATAATGGTGCTAATTTACTTGTTACTGTTCCTGGAGGTGGGGATGGTCCGAGTGGTGTGCTTGTTTGTGCGGAGAATTTTGTGATATATAAGAATCAGGGACACCCTGATGTTAGGGCTGTTATTCCCAGGAGGGTAGATTTGCCAGCAGAACGTGGAGTTTTGATTGTTTCGGCTGCTATGCATAAGCAGAAGacaatgtttttctttcttttgcaaACTGAATATGGAGATATCTTTAAGGTGACATTGGACCACGACAATGACAGGGTTAAGGAGTTAAAGATCAAGTATTTTGATACAATTCCGGTCACTTCTTCTCTGTGTGTGTTGAAGTCAGGGTTCCTCTTTGCTTCGTCAGAGTTTGGGAATCATGCGTTGTATCAGTTTCAGGCTATAGGAGATGATCCAGATGTTGAAGCTTCATCATCGACGTTAATGGAAACTGAAGAAGGCTTTCAACCTGTATTTTTCCAGCCAAGAAAGCTAAAGAATCTTGTTAGGATTGATCAGATTGAGAGCTTGATGCCAATCATGGACATGAAAATCGTAAATCTTTTTGAGGAAGAAACTCCACAAATATTTTCACTTTGTGGGAGGGGTCCTCGGTCTTCGTTGCGCATACTTAGGCCAGGTTTAGCTGTTAGTGAAATGGCTGTGTCACAACTTCCTGGTGTTCCAAGTGCTGTCTGGACTGTGAAaaagaatgttaatgatgaGTTTGATGCCTACATTGTTGTCTCTTTTGCGAATGCAACTCTTGTACTTTCTATTGGTGAGACAGTTGAAGAAGTTAGTGACAGTGGGTTTCTTGATACTACTCCATCTCTTTCTGTTTCATTGATTGGTGATGATTCGTTAATGCAAGTTCATCCCAGTGGTATAAGACATATTAGAGAAGATGGCCGTATTAATGAATGGAGAACTCCTGGAAAGAGAACTATTGTCAAGGTTGGATCTAATAGACTTCAAGTGGTAATTGCACTAAGTGGAGGGGAGcttatatattttgaagttgatATGACTGGCCAGTTGATGGAAGTTGAGAAGCATGAGATGTCAGGTGATGTAGCTTGTCTGGACATTGCCCCTGTTCCTGAGGGAAGACAAAGGTCCCGTTTCCTTGCAGTTGGATCATATGATAACACTATCCGTATCTTGTCGTTGGACCCTGATGACTGTATGCAGGTTCTGAGCCTGCAAAGTGTATCTTCACCGCCAGAGTCTCTCCTTTTTCTAGAAGTTCAGGCCTCTGTTGGTGGAGAGGATGGTGCAGATCACCCTGCCAGCCTTTTTCTTAATGCTGGTTTACAAAATGGAGTTTTATTCAGGACTGTGGTGGATATGAATGGTGGGCAGCTTTCAGATGCACGTTCACGTTTCTTGGGGCTTAGAGCCCCTAAGCTCTTCTCCATTGTTGTGAGAGGACGGCGTGCTATGCTCTGCCTATCAAGTAGACCATGGCTAGGTTACATACACCAAGGGCATTTTCTTTTGACACCTTTATCATATGAGAGTCTTGAATTTGCAGCCTCGTTTTCATCCGATCAATGTGCAGAAGGTGTTGTAGCGGTTGCAGGGGATGCGTTGAGGGTCTTCACAATAGAGAGATTGGGCGAGACTTTCAATGAAACAGCTATACCCTTAAGGTATACACCAAGAAGGTTTGTTCTTCAACCCAAAAAGAAGATGGTGATAATGATTGAGAGTGACCAGGGAGCATATACTGCAGAAGAGCGTGAAGCTGCCAAAAAAGAGTGCTTTGAGGCAGCTGGGAATGGTGAAAATGGAAATGCAGAACAAATGGAGAATGGTGAAGATGAGGATGGTAGTGATCCACTATCTGATGAACAATATGGTTATCCTAAGTCGGAGTCAGGAAGATGGGTTTCCTGCATCAGAGTCCTTGATCCAAGGACAACACAGACCACTTGTCTGCTAGAGCTTCAGGATAATGAGGCTGCATTTAGCATATGCACTGTTAATTTCCATGACAAGGAGCATGGAGCTCTGTTGGCTGTTGGTACTGCCAAGGGCCTCCAGTTTTGGCCCAAAAAATCGTTTGAAGCAGCATacattcatatatacaaatttaaagAGGATGGGAAGGTCCTAGAGCTTCTGCATAAGACACAGGTAGATGGTGTGCCTCTTGCACTATGTCAGTTCCAAGGTAGACTGCTGGCTGGTATTGGGTCTGTCCTTAGGTTGTATGATTTGGGGAAGAAACGGCTGCTCCGAAAATGTGAGAACAAGCTATTCCCCAACTCGATCACAGCTATCCACACCTATCGTGATCGGATTTATGTTGGTGACATGCAAGAGGTATGACTATTATAAAATATTCTACCTTATACGTAAGAGGAtttaatttagttatttaaattcTGTCTGAATACTATTTATTTGATGTTAATTGTGATAGAGAAGTTaagttaccaatttcaaaaaaaaaaaaaaaaaaattgtgatagaGAAGTTGTGTTCTGCCTTCTAGTCTAAAGACAGTTTTGAATCTAATGACTAGGTGGGGAAAAATCTAATGACTATGCATTGGGAATTGAGTTATAGTGAGATTTTGCATGTGGAAGTTTTTGTATGAGTATTATTCAAAATTGAGGCAATAAAAATGGTTGGAAGAAATGTTACGAAGTATGAAATGATATATAGCTCTGCGTTACATTGAGTAACGTCATCAAACTAGTGAAGTTCATATATTCAAATAACTCTGAAATTAATATCCTTTTGCTAAGTGAGTGAAGTTTTTTTAAATCATAGATTGAAGTTGCAACATAGGATTACtatttgaaagttttttttatttctccgGTCTTGGAATAGAAAAATGAATCTTGGTTGCATGATGGTATGTTGTTCATCAATTTGCTAATTACGTCCATAATTACCTATGATTTTTCTTCGGATAATACTAATTTGCTATCAGAGTGATTGAATTGGCCTTTCAAATCGATAGAACGTTGACTGATTGTTAGGTTAGATAATTTTTAAAGGAACATTTCTTCGCATTTTCTGTAAAAGTTGTCTTCTTTGATGTCATATTTATGAAGTTCTGGTTTCAACTAATCTGCTCCAATTTTTCACTTCTTACAGTCATTCCACTACTGTAAGTATAGGCGTGATGAAAATCAACTGTACATATTTGCTGATGACACGGTCCCAAGATGGCTAACTGCAGCACAGCATGTAGATTTTGACACTGTGGCAGGAGCTGATAAGTTTGGGAATATCTACTTTGTGCGATTATCTCAGGACGTTTCAGATGAGATTGAAGAAGATC
This genomic window contains:
- the LOC125854625 gene encoding spliceosome-associated protein 130 A, translating into MYLYSLTLQQPTGVICAINGSFSGGKVQEIVVARGKVLDLLRPDDNGKLQTLLSVEIFGAIRSLAQFRLTGAQKDYIVVGSDSGRIVILEYNKEKNCFDKVHQETFGKSGCRRIVPGQYLAIDPKGRAVMIGACEKQKLVYVLNRDTAARLTISSPLEAHKSHTITFSICGVDCGFDNPIFAAIELDYSEADQDPTGQAANEAQKHLTFYELDLGLNHVSRKWSEQVDNGANLLVTVPGGGDGPSGVLVCAENFVIYKNQGHPDVRAVIPRRVDLPAERGVLIVSAAMHKQKTMFFFLLQTEYGDIFKVTLDHDNDRVKELKIKYFDTIPVTSSLCVLKSGFLFASSEFGNHALYQFQAIGDDPDVEASSSTLMETEEGFQPVFFQPRKLKNLVRIDQIESLMPIMDMKIVNLFEEETPQIFSLCGRGPRSSLRILRPGLAVSEMAVSQLPGVPSAVWTVKKNVNDEFDAYIVVSFANATLVLSIGETVEEVSDSGFLDTTPSLSVSLIGDDSLMQVHPSGIRHIREDGRINEWRTPGKRTIVKVGSNRLQVVIALSGGELIYFEVDMTGQLMEVEKHEMSGDVACLDIAPVPEGRQRSRFLAVGSYDNTIRILSLDPDDCMQVLSLQSVSSPPESLLFLEVQASVGGEDGADHPASLFLNAGLQNGVLFRTVVDMNGGQLSDARSRFLGLRAPKLFSIVVRGRRAMLCLSSRPWLGYIHQGHFLLTPLSYESLEFAASFSSDQCAEGVVAVAGDALRVFTIERLGETFNETAIPLRYTPRRFVLQPKKKMVIMIESDQGAYTAEEREAAKKECFEAAGNGENGNAEQMENGEDEDGSDPLSDEQYGYPKSESGRWVSCIRVLDPRTTQTTCLLELQDNEAAFSICTVNFHDKEHGALLAVGTAKGLQFWPKKSFEAAYIHIYKFKEDGKVLELLHKTQVDGVPLALCQFQGRLLAGIGSVLRLYDLGKKRLLRKCENKLFPNSITAIHTYRDRIYVGDMQESFHYCKYRRDENQLYIFADDTVPRWLTAAQHVDFDTVAGADKFGNIYFVRLSQDVSDEIEEDPTGGKIKWEQGKLNGAPNKLEEIVQFHVGDVVSCLQKASLIPGGGECIIYGTVMGSVGAMLPFTSRDDVDFFSHLEMHLRQEFPPLCGRDHMAYRSAYFPVKDVIDGDLCEQFPTLPMDMQRKIADELDRTPGEILKKLEEIRNKII